In the genome of Schistocerca piceifrons isolate TAMUIC-IGC-003096 chromosome X, iqSchPice1.1, whole genome shotgun sequence, one region contains:
- the LOC124723180 gene encoding neuropeptide SIFamide yields MQSPVCSRLLVAVVVALLVFAGTASAAAATFRRPPFNGSIFGKRNSVEYTGSSTAVSAVCEIAAEACAAWLNNEK; encoded by the exons ATGCAGAGTCCAGTGTGCAGCCGACTGTTGGTGGCCGTTGTGGTGGCGCTTTTGGTGTTTGCGGGCACAGCCTCCGCCGCCGCAGCAACTTTCCGCAGACCACCTTTCAACGGCAGCATATTCGGCAAGAGAAACTCCGTTG AATACACTGGCAGTTCAACAGCCGTGTCTGCCGTATGTGAGATCGCAGCAGAAGCCTGCGCAGCTTGGCTGAACAAC gaaAAGTGA